One part of the Glycine soja cultivar W05 chromosome 11, ASM419377v2, whole genome shotgun sequence genome encodes these proteins:
- the LOC114373268 gene encoding aspartic proteinase CDR1-like — MSRSLSLALVLLCLYNLSFLEAINGGFSVEMIHRDSSRSPFFRPTETRFQRVANAMRRSINRANHLNQSFVFPNSPKTTVISALGEYLMSYSVGTPSLQVFGIVDTGSDIIWLQCQPCKKCYKQTTPIFDSSKSQTYKTLPCPSNTCQSVQGDLSVETLTLGSTNGSPVQFPGTVIGCGRDNAIGFEEKNSGIVGLGRGPVSLITQLSPSKGGKFSYCLVPGLSTASSKLNFGDAAVVSGRGTVSTPLFPQNGLVFYFLTLEAFSVGRNRIEFGSPGSGGKGNIIIDSGTTLTVLPNGVYSKLESAVAKTVKLQRVRDPNQVLGLCYKVTPDKLDASVPVITAHFSGADVTLNAINTFVQVADDVVCFAFQPTETGAIFGNLAQLNLLVGYDLQKNTVSFKHTDCTKQ; from the exons ATGTCACGCTCTTTATCTCTGGCTCTTGTTTTGCTGTGTCTTTACAACCTCTCTTTCTTAGAGGCAATCAATGGTGGGTTTAGTGTGGAGATGATCCACCGTGACTCATCAAGATCACCATTCTTTCGTCCCACAGAAACTCGATTCCAAAGGGTTGCCAACGCCATGCGTCGTTCCATTAACCGTGCCAATCATTTGAACCAATCTTTTGTCTTTCCAAACTCACCTAAGACCACTGTTATATCAGCTCTAGGTGAATACCTCATGAGCTATTCAGTTGGAACCCCATCACTCCAGGTCTTTGGAATTGTTGATACGGGTAGTGACATCATTTGGCTCCAATGCCAACCATGTAAAAAATGCTACAAACAAACCACTCCTATATTTGATTCTTCAAAATCCCAAACATACAAAACCCTACCTTGCCCTTCTAATACATGTCAATCTGTTCAAG GAGATCTTAGTGTGGAGACTCTCACTTTAGGCTCCACCAATGGCTCTCCTGTCCAATTTCCTGGAACTGTGATAGGATGTGGGCGTGACAATGCTATTGGCTTTGAAGAGAAAAATTCCGGCATCGTTGGCCTAGGGCGCGGACCCGTGTCCCTTATAACTCAATTGAGTCCTTCAAAAGGTGGGAAGTTTTCTTATTGTTTGGTACCAGGGCTGTCTACTGCATCTAGCAAACTCAATTTTGGAGATGCTGCAGTGGTTTCCGGGCGTGGGACCGTCTCAACCCCGTTATTCCCGCAAAATGGACTAGTATTCTACTTCCTAACCCTAGAAGCATTCAGTGTAGGACGCAATAGAATAGAGTTTGGAAGCCCTGGATCTGGTGGAAAGGGAAATATCATAATTGACTCAGGTACAACGCTCACTGTTTTGCCAAATGGTGTTTACTCAAAGTTGGAATCAGCAGTAGCAAAGACAGTGAAATTGCAGCGTGTTAGGGATCCAAATCAAGTGTTGGGTCTTTGCTACAAAGTTACACCTGATAAACTAGATGCAAGTGTACCAGTGATCACGGCACATTTTAGTGGTGCAGATGTCACTTTAAATGCTATCAACACCTTTGTTCAAGTGGCCGATGATGTAGTGTGCTTTGCTTTCCAGCCAACTGAAACTGGTGCCATCTTTGGGAACTTGGCTCAGCTAAACCTCTTGGTTGGTTATGATCTCCAAAAGAACACCGTGTCCTTTAAGCACACAgattgcactaagcaatga